Proteins from a genomic interval of Rhodococcus rhodochrous:
- a CDS encoding Hsp70 family protein: MYSGLGVTIGAANSVALTVLDQPRSGDPSVLSIPTELHLPEGGAPVLGAGAPIPGTQVFSGYAARVGDPVGILADDGSTYLGEDLVASTVACLQYRTGTSDVPTMLAHPAAWSAHTVEALQAALVRAEVTARTIPEPIAAVRWLDAIHGPLGDDVTVVYDLGARCLDVAVVQGGAHPTLLGRPLSSDDVSGDHLDHLVTTYLLGTLGEDAAGLDPFDSETVTALADFRSRCRAAKEALSSDTETVVPVALPGLHRDLRLVRSEFEELAREPLEASLAVVQDAIRGAGLDRSDIGRVLLIGGGSSTPLVAELISSELGLPIVSSARPAFTAAHGAALAAAEAGAATVAAPVAPPAPAVDDEPETVALPVVSAAEAQPVAAAHRPAVVDTATGTPARARARSFTLVGAAVAAVVVLAGGGLAIGTLSSEAETPGSEVRPSSEVVAGNPTTTESVPGTAVPGTTGAQPSESGTVVPVRVQGPDGTVTAVPAAATPASGAAPTGAVPAPDPTAPAPATPGETTQAPQPAPQPAPAPAPAPAPQPAPQPTAPSTGGSGVGDALSGAGQGAGAVVEGVGNGVGRVLDGTGNVVGGVLDGTGQVVGGLLGTER; the protein is encoded by the coding sequence ATGTACTCAGGACTCGGCGTCACGATCGGGGCGGCCAACTCGGTGGCCCTCACCGTGCTCGACCAGCCCCGATCCGGCGATCCCAGCGTTCTGTCGATTCCTACCGAACTCCACCTCCCCGAGGGCGGGGCCCCCGTCCTCGGCGCCGGTGCCCCGATCCCCGGCACGCAGGTGTTCTCCGGCTATGCGGCCCGGGTCGGCGATCCGGTCGGCATCCTCGCCGACGACGGCTCCACCTACCTCGGTGAGGATCTCGTCGCGTCGACCGTGGCCTGCCTGCAGTACCGCACCGGTACCTCCGATGTGCCGACGATGCTGGCGCATCCCGCCGCGTGGTCGGCGCACACCGTCGAGGCCCTGCAGGCGGCACTCGTCCGCGCCGAAGTGACCGCACGGACGATCCCCGAACCGATCGCGGCGGTGCGCTGGCTCGACGCCATCCACGGGCCGCTGGGCGACGACGTGACGGTGGTCTACGACCTCGGTGCGCGCTGCCTCGACGTCGCCGTCGTGCAGGGCGGCGCCCACCCGACGCTGCTGGGCCGACCGCTGAGCAGCGACGACGTCTCCGGCGATCACCTCGACCACCTCGTCACCACCTATCTGCTGGGAACGCTCGGTGAGGACGCAGCCGGCCTCGATCCGTTCGATTCCGAGACCGTCACGGCACTCGCCGACTTCCGCTCCCGGTGCCGCGCGGCGAAGGAAGCGCTGTCCAGCGACACCGAGACGGTGGTGCCGGTCGCGCTGCCCGGCCTGCACCGCGACCTGCGTCTGGTGCGCAGCGAGTTCGAGGAACTCGCCCGGGAACCGCTCGAGGCGTCACTCGCCGTGGTGCAGGACGCGATCCGCGGGGCCGGGCTCGATCGTTCGGACATCGGACGCGTGCTGTTGATCGGTGGTGGCTCGTCCACCCCGCTCGTCGCCGAACTGATCTCGTCGGAGCTGGGTCTGCCGATCGTCTCGTCGGCGCGACCGGCCTTCACCGCCGCGCACGGAGCCGCGCTCGCAGCGGCCGAGGCAGGTGCCGCAACTGTGGCTGCCCCGGTGGCGCCTCCTGCACCTGCCGTCGACGACGAGCCCGAGACCGTCGCGCTGCCGGTGGTGTCCGCCGCGGAGGCGCAGCCGGTCGCTGCCGCGCACCGGCCGGCGGTCGTCGACACCGCGACCGGCACCCCTGCACGCGCCCGTGCCCGTTCGTTCACGCTGGTGGGTGCCGCTGTCGCTGCCGTCGTCGTCCTCGCCGGTGGCGGACTGGCGATCGGCACCCTGTCGTCGGAGGCCGAGACGCCCGGTTCGGAGGTACGTCCGTCGAGCGAAGTCGTGGCCGGGAACCCGACGACCACCGAGAGCGTCCCCGGTACGGCCGTCCCCGGCACGACCGGCGCGCAGCCGTCCGAGTCGGGAACCGTCGTCCCGGTCCGGGTGCAAGGTCCGGACGGGACCGTGACCGCTGTCCCGGCCGCCGCGACGCCCGCTTCCGGTGCCGCACCCACCGGCGCTGTACCTGCACCGGACCCGACCGCACCTGCGCCGGCGACACCCGGGGAGACCACGCAGGCACCCCAGCCGGCACCGCAACCCGCTCCCGCCCCGGCCCCGGCGCCCGCTCCTCAGCCGGCCCCGCAACCGACCGCGCCGAGCACGGGTGGCAGCGGCGTCGGCGACGCCCTGTCGGGTGCAGGCCAAGGTGCGGGCGCGGTCGTCGAGGGTGTCGGCAACGGCGTGGGCCGGGTGCTCGACGGCACCGGCAACGTGGTCGGTGGTGTCCTCGACGGCACGGGGCAGGTCGTCGGCGGACTGCTCGGAACCGAGCGCTGA
- a CDS encoding LuxR C-terminal-related transcriptional regulator produces the protein MTSAPAPPRRPIPREVTRALTVAASPRLLLVGGTGTGKSAVLASLRTDLADARIVDDAHRMTAAELQELVDHIRDAPTGIVVATEARPHRAEMRSLTAAFAGHGTVVELGSWTPREIAGRAASFELRLAPPQIRALHRLTGGVPHLVDTAFEAVRTEGDVRRVVEEAIRRQLLADLDLTASLALVDLGAALDPGELAAVLDIPVERALDLVDAARASGLLGTDAASLTTGASGVPAGVLGRHNLFAVARRLLATRIDAGTLTPHLARGLATIGLTDPHLADRLVAFAADAAPREAAELLDAAVPAGADPATLAVRRAEVAFAAGDLERAEQITDRLLDRADTADVDDLRAATRISASIAAHRGMLDRSADLFEWLGPDRVGTDAPLAATVLLAAGRPSAAEHLRDAATSGAPTSSASAARLLEQGLRESVGGDGRIAMNRLARALTSLGSDGSLRAWPDTVDAVAALLCLHSGELRHARAILDRPETPTVRNRILVAWTEMLGGDLAAAAATAEAVAPEVTGQRDLLFFHALQVGLARRNADLGALTVRWQAAQSVVAEYSVDLFGLLPLGELWLAAVRLGESARVAHLVAAARALLTTLGEPPLWGAALHWYGVQAAIAADRPADLVPHARALALAAETTAYAAVLARAGHAWLSVLRGEVDAVRIREAAESLASVGLPWDGAKLAGEAALRTDDTTVATGLLQVARTIRQDGPAGRAPVDIAPDAPPGGPDESPLGAREKPGALSEREAQVADLVVSGLTYREVGNHLYISAKTVEHHVARIRRRLGAGSRSELLSLLRAMGHGADVPRHTHSDRNGGKPACP, from the coding sequence ATGACGTCCGCTCCCGCTCCTCCCCGACGCCCGATCCCCCGGGAGGTCACGCGCGCCCTGACCGTGGCCGCTTCCCCGCGACTGTTGCTCGTCGGCGGCACCGGAACCGGGAAGTCCGCCGTACTCGCTTCGCTCCGCACCGATCTCGCCGATGCCCGCATCGTCGACGACGCACACCGCATGACCGCCGCGGAACTGCAGGAGCTCGTCGACCACATCCGGGATGCACCGACGGGGATCGTCGTGGCCACCGAAGCCCGACCGCACCGAGCCGAGATGCGTTCGCTGACAGCAGCGTTCGCGGGACACGGGACGGTGGTGGAACTGGGTTCGTGGACGCCTCGTGAGATCGCCGGTCGCGCGGCGTCGTTCGAGCTCCGGCTCGCACCGCCCCAGATCCGTGCCCTGCACCGCCTCACGGGCGGCGTACCGCATCTCGTCGACACCGCCTTCGAGGCCGTGCGGACGGAGGGTGATGTCCGGCGGGTCGTCGAGGAGGCGATCCGTCGGCAGCTCCTCGCGGATCTCGATCTCACCGCGTCCCTGGCGCTCGTCGATCTCGGTGCCGCGCTCGATCCCGGCGAACTCGCCGCCGTACTCGACATCCCTGTCGAGCGTGCCCTCGACCTCGTCGATGCCGCTCGTGCGAGTGGCCTGCTCGGCACGGATGCCGCGAGCCTCACCACCGGGGCGAGCGGTGTGCCCGCCGGCGTCCTGGGGAGGCACAACCTGTTCGCCGTCGCGCGTCGTCTCCTCGCGACCCGCATCGATGCCGGAACGCTGACGCCGCATCTCGCCCGCGGTCTCGCGACGATCGGTCTCACCGACCCGCACCTCGCCGATCGGCTCGTCGCCTTCGCGGCCGACGCGGCACCGCGCGAAGCCGCCGAACTCCTCGACGCCGCCGTACCCGCGGGAGCCGATCCAGCGACCCTTGCGGTGCGACGAGCCGAAGTCGCCTTCGCAGCAGGGGATCTCGAGCGAGCCGAACAGATCACCGACCGGTTGCTCGACCGCGCCGACACCGCGGACGTCGACGACCTGCGCGCCGCCACCCGGATCTCCGCGAGCATCGCCGCACATCGTGGCATGCTCGACCGCAGTGCCGACCTGTTCGAATGGCTCGGCCCCGACCGGGTCGGTACTGACGCTCCCCTCGCCGCCACCGTGCTGCTCGCCGCCGGTCGCCCCTCGGCCGCAGAACATCTCCGCGATGCCGCCACATCGGGTGCGCCGACCTCGTCGGCCTCCGCCGCGCGACTGCTCGAGCAGGGCCTGCGCGAATCCGTCGGCGGCGACGGCCGGATCGCAATGAACCGCCTCGCCCGCGCCCTGACGAGCCTCGGCTCCGACGGGTCGCTGCGCGCCTGGCCCGACACGGTCGACGCCGTCGCCGCACTGCTGTGTCTGCACTCGGGTGAACTCCGGCACGCACGCGCGATCCTCGACCGTCCGGAGACGCCCACCGTGCGCAATCGCATCCTGGTGGCGTGGACCGAGATGCTCGGGGGTGATCTCGCAGCCGCCGCGGCCACCGCCGAGGCCGTCGCTCCCGAGGTGACCGGGCAGCGCGACCTCCTCTTCTTTCATGCCCTGCAGGTCGGGTTGGCGCGACGGAACGCCGACCTCGGAGCGTTGACGGTGCGGTGGCAGGCCGCGCAGTCGGTGGTGGCGGAGTATTCCGTCGACCTGTTCGGGCTGCTGCCCCTGGGGGAACTGTGGCTGGCCGCCGTCCGACTCGGAGAGTCCGCGCGGGTCGCGCATCTCGTCGCCGCTGCCCGCGCACTGCTCACCACCCTCGGTGAGCCACCGCTGTGGGGTGCGGCGCTGCACTGGTACGGGGTGCAGGCCGCGATCGCCGCGGACCGTCCGGCCGACCTCGTCCCGCACGCCCGCGCGCTGGCCCTGGCCGCGGAGACCACCGCGTACGCCGCGGTGCTCGCGCGGGCCGGGCACGCATGGCTCTCGGTGCTGCGCGGTGAGGTCGACGCGGTGCGCATCCGCGAGGCGGCCGAGTCCCTCGCGTCCGTGGGTCTTCCGTGGGACGGCGCGAAGCTCGCGGGAGAAGCAGCGCTGCGGACGGACGACACCACCGTCGCCACCGGATTACTGCAGGTCGCGCGGACGATCCGGCAGGACGGTCCGGCCGGTCGCGCCCCGGTGGACATCGCCCCCGACGCTCCCCCGGGCGGTCCGGACGAATCCCCCCTCGGTGCACGGGAGAAGCCGGGTGCACTGTCGGAGCGCGAGGCGCAGGTGGCCGACCTGGTTGTTTCGGGCCTCACCTACCGAGAGGTAGGAAACCACCTGTACATTTCCGCGAAGACCGTGGAACATCATGTCGCCCGTATCCGGCGCCGACTCGGTGCCGGTTCCCGCTCGGAGCTCCTGTCACTGCTCCGGGCCATGGGGCACGGCGCAGATGTACCCCGTCACACACACTCCGACCGGAATGGAGGCAAGCCGGCATGTCCGTAG